The DNA region AGTGACCCTTCTCCACGAGCAGAAGGACTAAAAATGCTTTCAGTTTTTCACATATCTACATTGTCGAAAGGATTCAACTAGGACAGGTGCCTTCTCCAGCCCACCCTGTGCTACTGCCTAGGGCGAGGAGACATTTGTGACAATCGCTTTCACGATATGTGAGGCAAAGGTCCGAAGGAGGAATCGGTCAAACTGTTGCTGAACACAAGCTCGTGTGACTATGGAGACTCAGAGGAACGGATTCAAAAGAGAAAGTTACATTCTCTCTGTGGACGTGGGGACAACATCGATCAGATGTCACGTTTACGACAAGGAAGCCCAGATTCGAGGATCATGCGTCACCAAGGTATTGGATAGGCTAGATTCAATAGAGCTATGATAAATTGAAATTAAGTGTCACCGAATTAGGCATGCTAAATATTATGAATAAAAATGATTTAATGAATTTGGACCCTGGAAAAGTTTGTTTCTGGCACTCATAATCTTCACATTGTCAATTTGACTGGTATGATATGTTTATAGGTGAATCTCTTGTATCCTGAACCGGGCTTGGTCGAGTTGGACCCCGAAGAGCTGTGGAGAGGATTCGTTAAGGTAGTGAATGGTGCTGTGCAAGGTTTGTACCATTTCCCACCTCTCCATATGGATAGGCCCACCATGGCATATTTAACCCTCTTTTCATATAGTTCCAGTCGTCTAGGGTTTGCACGGGCTCTGGTTTTCGTCCTTGCCTTATAGGTGAATCAGAGACTGAGGTGTTGGAGATCTCTCTAGTCAATCATTGGCATTAACTAATAAgcgaatatttttttttttttacactactAGGCCGAGCCAAGTCGAGCTGTCCTGGGCTGGCCAGGTTAAGCCtccaccatagttgctggaaGTGTGTCAGAAAGGCCAGTATGATTTGGGTAGGCCCCAGAGTGTGAGTCAGGTAAAACAGTGAGGATGAAACGTGGATCTAAATTGTACAGTTTTGTGATAAATTATTGACCCTTTTATGAGCACTTTATCTTCAATACTGACCATTTGACACactatgtctgtctctcacacatATGACCTGATGGGCTGTGCATGaagtggactgaaataggtgctgtAACTTATTTTGGGtcctggtactgtttatatttaggttccAGAACTAAGTTTCTGTGTGTTCCTGAAGTCAAGCACTCCTGATGGGAACGATATTCCTAATCTTATGTATAGCCCAGCCTGGTCCTAAAATAACTCTTGGTTCTATAACCTTTTGGTGTTGACAAGGAACCAGATTGGTAGATCTATATACAGGTTCACTGGTTTGGATGTAACAGGAACTAGATTGGTAGACTTATAGGCAGGGTCACTGGTTTGGATATAACAGGAACCAGTTCATAATGTCCGACAGAAACCAATCTGGTGGCGTTCTAGAGATCCAAGATGCTGTACCATTGTTGTACCCTTGAGTTAGGCCCCTTAAAACTGCTCCAGGGGCACCGCACTGTGGCTGACCCTGGCTTCCAAACCCTTGGGGTGTTATTGTGTTTCTGTGGAGGTTGGGCTAAGGCAGGGTAGCGTCAAagatttttataactaacccaagataaaTCACCGGCTGTTTCCAATGGAAGGAAATTAATGATAGTgagcagaacaagcaaggaggtgggcagagccaagtatgagctagtgagatcctattggcgtgttctagcatttatttgcatatttaCGTTCAGGAACGCAGACTCTGAAGTGCTCGTGTGCAACAACTCAATTCTCCcatgcactccttctaaacaagaCTTTTTTTTTATTGACACTTTGGCAAAAGGGTGAAGTCTACAAAACGCAGTCCACTCTGTTTGTTACAGATTGTAGTTTTGGAAACAGGAAACTGTATGGAGATCGACTGTTTCATTGatgagaaaattagcagaatgtcGACCCAAATTCCATCTTGCTCCATCTTCATCCAGATTGCATTGGCCAGTTCGCTTCATCTCATCAGCATcttttggtagtgagtggaaacgccaaccggatgcttcacagtTATACAGccggtgaaatatctggctcattgttctatctgtggtagtGCATTCTGGTCCTGGGGTAGAGCTGCAGGGTCTGCTGGCTTCTGCTCAGGTTGCTGGGCCAGGGGTGGTCCATGGGTAGTCCAGGGGTGGATTTTGTTCtgggaatctctctctctctcccttcttctgcCATATTTTTTAAGAAAAGGAAAGCCACACTCTACGAGGTCTGATGCTAATGTAGAGTTGATGGCAAGCTGTTTTTAGTAGGGCATCacttctgccacacacacacaaatgttcaCTTACTGATATCGTTGATGAATGATGTGtatgttctctgtctctccctgggatTAGACTCAGGTTTACAGATGCGTCAGATGGAGACCCTGGGCATCTCCACTCAGAGAGGCACCTTCACCACGTGGGAcaggtacatttttacataggCTAAAACCACAGTGTGCAGTCTAGGGAGTACGCAGAATACTAGATGTTAATGCACAGGGCAGGGGTGGGCAGTGTCACCCTGTGAGGGCCGGTGTTGTCGCAGGCTTTTGTTTCAGCGGAATAATAACACGGTTAGACTATGATTAGTAGAATCAAGCGTGCTACTGCTTAGctagaacaaaagcctgcactcaTACCGGCCCTTTGTTGATCCCCAGGACTGAACAATAGTACAGTATGTTTATATCTTTGATGATATCCCACttacacacctctctcacacacacacacacacacacacacatacacaggaaaACAGGAGTTCCCTTTCACAACTTCATCAGCTGGCAGGACTTGAGGGCAGTGGAGCTGGTGAGGTCCTGGAACAACTCCTGCACCATGAAGGTTAGTCTGGGGTCACAGAGAGGTCATAGTTCAGCAGACCATGTGATAATACTGTATAGGGGCCTCTATCTTTGGGTTCCGATTATtattagtaatgatgatgataacTTGCCTTGCATTTTGCTATCCCAAACAAAATGCTATTACTAGCAAAGCAAATCACATCAACACATTGATTTGGATTGTACTTTTGTTTTTGCAATTTGGCTTTTAGCTTACTGTTTATACAAAATATAAAACTAAACTAAACAAAATAGGAATGAtaactgtgtctgtgttgtgtccgTGACAATGGCAGGCGATCCACGGCGTTATGATGGTGCTGCACTTCCTGTCCAAAAATAAGCGCTTCCAGGCAGCCAGCCTCATAGTCTTCTCCACCCAACACGTCACCTTCCGCCTGGCCTGGGCCCTTCGACACtgtaaacaggtgtgtgtgtggcagagagGGAGTTCAAGTGTTTGGAGGGGGGTGgcgggggagggtgtgtgtgtgttggaggtaGGTGTGACGTGTGAGAGCTTGGCACCTGTTCATAtgggtgttagtgtgtgtgagacagagagagagaatttgtgggttggggagagagagagagagggaggtttgTGTGCACATTCTGTAGTCAGAAAATGCATTCTGCGGTCAGAAACAACGCTCTGTAGTCAGAAACGATGTTCTGTGGTCGAAGTCCTCTGCTGTTTCTGTCAACGGTATGTCTGAATCACACAATAATGAGCCTCTATGCATTGGCTTTGGTATTATACCTTGACTCCTCAGCTTACTGTGTAACATGACTTCTACCCCAGTTCTCCCTGACTCAGGACACACGTCATATGAGGACTGGCCTTCATGGACTCTGATTGGACGTACTGTAACTGACTGCTATAATAATATCACTGGCACACCGACCAATAGTAGACGGAGAGAAACTTTTCCTAGAATCGCCCTACATTGAATTGTTGTTGACCTAAATCTAACTATATAGGCTACTGATTGCAGATGTGGCGAAAGTCTACCTGGCAACACTTCAAACACTAATGGCCCAAAGACACGCTGGGCTTTTCAATAAGATCATAATACAGAAATATTGTAGTCTTTACAGAACAGTCCCTGGCCTACAGTTCTGTTAGTAGCCTTGCATGTGATTATTTAGGAACTGATTGGGAGCAAGAGAACACAAGGGGGACACAGCAGGTGATATTTATTCTCCTCACCCCTCACAGTTAAGTCAAGCAGTAGCAGAGGGCAACTGCTGCTTTGGGACAATAGACACCTGGTTGCTTTATAAGCTCACAAAAGGTAGGTTGTATGATTCTCCCATTCTCGTGTGTGTGGTCGTGTACATTACGTACAGGCAGTATTCATGTATCTCTCAGCTAATTGATTGTGTGTGTATCTTTAAAGCTTTGTTTATGATAAGGATGGCACACACTCCAGAGAAATTCAGGTATATTCTTTATTtgaatttttaaaaatctaatgtTGAACCAACAGAAACAGAAGTCAAGCTCTCCAGTTAGACACCTTTTTCTATAActgtccaaatccctatcttcaagcttcccaaaatactgatgtgttaaaggggaaatccCCCAAACCTCATTCCTATAATTTACGGTGTTAAATAACACTAGTATATGAGAACAAtattttttgtgaacaaatgtttcattttgtcgttataataaggttggtagcaacaaaacccacaatgcaatgctctatatgcactggctggctagctaggtagcttgtTGGCAAAcatagctacacacaataataccaaagtcaaCATCAGCACATGAAACCAGCTAATTGGCTGTAAAATTACTTAAATAAAATGtactatcaatttaggagtctaaaatatcaccatgttcaacctgcagatcgatgTGCCTCACAGAGTGGAGTCTGACATTCACAATGCAGCCTGGACTgaagaggcagacaaataggaGACATGTGGTGGACCCTCTGTTAAATCACACATTTCTTGAGTAGAGGACCCtctgttaaattacacatttctcgAGTAGTGGACCCTCTGTTAAAATTCACATTTCTCGAGGTAGGAATAATGCCaaaatatgatcaatggctcGTTCGAGAGACAACATCCTCCCGCATTATGACGGCGGCCAGTATTGATATCTGACATGTATGATAGATGTTTTTGCGATTTTAAATGTTGTATttctattaacttccagtgtagagagagactttaccacagtgcTACGTCATACTGGTCAGACTTCTGCCTGCTTGAACGCCAATTACTCAAATAAAAATGAAATGACCCTGGGAATCGATAGATCACGCAGAGATgcaaaacaatacaaaacaaccaaaACAATATAACATTGAAAATAGGTGAATTTTTCCTTTTTAAGCTTGTGTGTGTTTCCATGTTAATTATGAATTGTCACAAGGTTTtgggtctacacacacacacacacacacacacacacacacacacacacacacacacgtctccttGTTTTCTCAGTCCTTCTGCAGTACTGTGTTCTTTGAAATCCCTCAGACATGTTGCACAACACAGTAACCAGGCAATAGGAGTAAATTATTCATGTTTTTGGACAACTTGCAGCTGAAAATTAGCTGTTTTAGTTAGAATCTGGTTCAGTGTCTGTTGTTCATGGTCCCTgtttaaataaacaaataaaatctGTATCTCTTCTCTAACCGATTCCAGGATTGGTCCATGCCACAGACTACTCTAATGCCAGTGCCACTGGGATGTTTGATTCGTACCAGGTCGGTTTTTCCTTGTTCACGTGTGTAGTAACTTTGTATCAGGGTCAATTGCATTTCAATTCAGTTAAtccaggaagtaaactgaaattgcaattccaaaaaaataataatagagAAGaattgtgtctttgtgtgtgcctGCATTCCCTACAGTTGTGCTGGAGTGAATTCCTCTGCTCTCTcgtctcgctgcctctctccatcctccccaaAGTACTGAACACTGGGTGAGTCACATGATTCTGGTCACATGACTCACATGTCTCCCCTTTTTAAATGAATAAGGTTGGTTCTCTGTCAAAATTGCAGTCAGAAATGAGAGATCTGAGGAGAACAGGCCACTTAAATGGTTGTTAGAATCCAAAAAGAAGGCCTGTATAATGTAGAGATTAGAAGATAATTTACTAAACTGTAATGTGTTTTTAATCACTTGTATAATCCCTCCTATACAATATATTCTGTATATTTTCTGATTTAGCTTAAATGGTCTTTAGTTTTTATAATGCAAAGTAAATTTATGTGAAAAACAGACACTAAAATGCTGATCAGCATAGCTACGTTACAGCAGGATACAGAGGCTGCTGACTTCCGTCATGTTGTATCTTAGCCATCTTCTCTGCAAGCCATATCAGACGTTTCTATCACACCAGTGGTGGCTGCtgaaggggaggacggctcataataatggctgcagTAAtagtcagtggaatggtatcaaacacatcaaatgtgtggttgataccattccgtTGACacctttccagccattattatgagccagcctccccttcagcagcctccactggtgtgatAGAAACGTCTGATATGGCTTGCAGAGAAGATGGTTAAGTTACAACCGGATGTAACGCATCAGCCTCCACTACTATCAAGCATGGTCTATTTGTTCTCTTCTTCTTGATgtctttttaatttatttaactaggccagtcagtTTAACTAGGCGATATCTAGTTATATCTAGTATCTAGTTATAAAGCCACATTAGATGTCGGTTTATAATTGTCATATGTAATACCTATTCATTCATACATGatctcctcttcccccctctgctTCACCAGTCACCGCTTTGGCTTGACAGATCCCTCCATCTTTGGGGTGTCGATCCCTATAATGTCTGTTGTGAGTATCTCATCTTTGCATCACGATCTCCACATCTTGGAATGAGTCTGTTATCTTTATGGGATTACGGTATCTTTGTTTTGTCTGCTTCACCAGCCATGCTAGGTCACTGTGTCTTCAGGTTATTCTGCTCTCTTTGTGGGAGTATGACCTTTTCAAATTATCCACTTGCCTCATTAATTCTTAGCATCAGCCGTTTATTACATGTTtctagaaaaacacacacacacacacacacacacacacacacacacacacacacacacacacacacacacacacacacacacacacagaggtaatacagtgcattcagaaagtattcagaccccttcactttttccacattttgttacgttacagccttgttctaaaatgtattcaattacattttttcctcatcaatctccacacaatacctcataatgacatcacaatacctcataatgaaatcacaatacctcataatgacaaagcaaaaacaggtttttagaatttttttgcaaatatatttaaagctaaaaacagaaataccttatttacagaaatatcatatttacataagtattctgaatctttgctatgagacttgaaattgagctcaggtgcatcctgtttccattgatcatcttggagatgtttctacaacttgattgaattccacctgtggtaaattcaattgatcggacatgatttggaaaggcacacacttttctatgtaaggtctcacagttggctgtgcatgtcagagcaaaaaccaagccacgaagTCGAAGGAAtggtctgtagagctcagagacaggattgtgtcgaggcacagatctggtgaagggtaccacaaatgtctgcagcattgaaggtccccaagaacacagtggcctccatcattctttaatggaagaagtttagaaccacctagactcttcctagatctggcctcccggccaaacggagcaatcgggggagaatggccttgacATGGAGGTGAtcaaaaacctgatggtcactctgacagagctcaagagttcctctgtggagatgggagaaccttccagaaggacaaccatctctgcagcactccaccaatcaggcctttatggtatagtggccagatggaagccactcctcagtaaaaggtacatgacagtccgcttggagtttgccaaaaggcacctaaaagactctccgcccatgagaaacaaaattctctggtctgatgaaaccaagattgaactctttggcctgaatgcaaagcgtcacgtctggaggaaaccaggcaccatccctatggtgaagcatgggggtggcagcatcatgctgtaggatgtttttcagcagcagggactaggagactagtcaggattgagggaaagatgaccggagcaaagtacagagagatccttgatgaaaacctgctccagagtgcttaggacttcagactggggcgacggttcacctaccaacaggacaacgcccctaagcacacagccaagacaatgcaggaatggcttcttgacaagtctctgaatgtccttgagtgacccagccagagcccggatttgaacccgatcaaacatttctggagagacttaaaagtagctgtgtagcgacgctccacatccaacctgacagagcttgaaaggatctgcagcgaagaatgagaaactccccaaatacaggtgtgccaagcttgtagcgtcatacccaagaaaactcgaggctgtaatcgctgccaaaggtgcttcaacaaagtattgagtaaagggtctgaatacttatgtaaatgtgatatttcagtcttattttatttataaattagcaaagatttcacacacaggttatatatatatatatattagggctcccgggtggtgcagcagtggtctaaggcactgcatctcagtgctagaggcatcactacagacaccctggttcgaatccaggctgtatcacaaccggccgtgattggaaatcccatagggcggcacacaattggcccagcgttgtctgggtttggccggtgtatgccgtcattgtaaataagaatttgttcttaactgacttgccttgtttaaataaaaaatacatgcgATAACGACTGCTACTGAGAATGAATGTAGATCGATGGGGATATTTTGAAAGCAGCATACTAGCACTTGTCTGTTTGTTTCAATGTGACTGGCCATTTGGACCTTGGTTTATGGACTCAAGGTAAACGTTTCACTGTTAAATACACACTGCAAATATCTTCTCTGTTTTAGTTGACCAAAGTAGGTTTTTCAATGAACACTTACATTTTCTGTAGAGATCACTGTTCGACAGATCACTGTTCGACAGATCACCCAAAAATCTTAGTAGTTTATTGGATGATGTAAATCCCGAGTTATAAAATGTCTAGATAAAGaccaacagtaccagtcaaaagtttggacacacctactcattccagggtttttctttattttactattttctatattgcagaataatagtgaagacaaactatgaaataacacatatggaatcatgtagtaaccaaaaaaagtgttaaacaaatcaaaatatattttatatttgagattcttcgaattagccacgctttgccttgatgacatctttgcaacctcttggcattctctcaaccagcttcatgagctagtcacctggaatgcatttaaattaacaggtgtgccttgttaaaagttaatttgtggaatttatttccttaatgcgtttgagcaaatTTGTTGTTTTTTGACAAGGtagcggtggtatacagaagatagccctatttggtaaaagaccaagtccctattatggcaagaacagctcaaataaactaagataaatgacagtccgtcattactttaagacatgaaggacaGTCAATtttgaacatttcaagaacttttgaaAGTTTGtttaagtgcagtcgcataaaccatcaaacgctatgatgaaactgtctctcatgaggatcgccacaggaaaggaagacccagttacctctgctgcagaggatactgCTGGATTTAGTTAAAATGTAACATGTTTCAAGTTAAACTAGTTTGTTTGTATCCTGTTTAGTGAATGATTACTGTGAGTATTAATGGAGTTTAGGCCATGAAACTGTGGATGCTAATTTAGAAAGGTTGACCTAATCAGATAAGAGGAAATTGCCTAGGATCAGAGAGCAGGGTCAGGCCCAGAAGATAGATAGcatataaaatgcaaatgaattacttaaatcatacaatgtgattttctggaattttgttttagattccgtctctcacagttgaagtgtacctatgataaaaattacagacctctacatgctttgtaagtaggaacacctgcaaaattggcagtctatcaaatacttgttctccccactgtatatattttttacctttatttaactaggcaagtcagttaagaacaaattcttattttacaacgactgcctaccccggccaaaccctcccctaacccagacggcgctgggccaattttgcaccgccctatggaactcccgatcacggccggttgtgatacagcccgggatcaaaacagggtctgtagtgacgcctctagcactgatatgcagtgccttagaccgctgcaccactcaggagcgaatcaaggcaaagggtggttactttgaagaatctgaaatatataaaataaattgtttaacaatttttgggttactacatgattccatgtgtgttatttcatagttttgatgtcttcactattattctacaatgtagaaaatagtaaatataaagaaaaacccttgaatgagtaggttggtccaaacttttgactggtactgtacatattgaTTTGAGTTATAACATGTCTAGATAAAGACCTACATATTGATTGGTTGGAGTAGGATGTATCCCCCTAATGGTTAGGATTTGGGGTCACAAATCTGTTACCTCTCACCCTGTAGATGGCAGACCAGCAGGCGGCCATGTTTGGTGAGTGCTGCTTCGACATCGGTGATGTGAAGATCACCATGGGAACGGGCACCTTCATGAACATCAACACTGGGAGCAAGCCACACACGTCTG from Salvelinus fontinalis isolate EN_2023a chromosome 26, ASM2944872v1, whole genome shotgun sequence includes:
- the gk5 gene encoding putative glycerol kinase 5 isoform X2, whose amino-acid sequence is METQRNGFKRESYILSVDVGTTSIRCHVYDKEAQIRGSCVTKVNLLYPEPGLVELDPEELWRGFVKVVNGAVQDSGLQMRQMETLGISTQRGTFTTWDRKTGVPFHNFISWQDLRAVELVRSWNNSCTMKAIHGVMMVLHFLSKNKRFQAASLIVFSTQHVTFRLAWALRHCKQLSQAVAEGNCCFGTIDTWLLYKLTKGLVHATDYSNASATGMFDSYQLCWSEFLCSLVSLPLSILPKVLNTGHRFGLTDPSIFGVSIPIMSVMADQQAAMFGECCFDIGDVKITMGTGTFMNINTGSKPHTSVAGLYPVVGWKIGPEVVYLAEGNAADTGTAIKWAQELELFSDVRETDAMASSVDNSDGVCFVPSFSGLQAPLNDPKACASFMGLKPSTTKSHLVRAILESVAFRNKQLYETMLRETCIPIRKIRLLEESG
- the gk5 gene encoding putative glycerol kinase 5 isoform X1 is translated as METQRNGFKRESYILSVDVGTTSIRCHVYDKEAQIRGSCVTKVNLLYPEPGLVELDPEELWRGFVKVVNGAVQDSGLQMRQMETLGISTQRGTFTTWDRKTGVPFHNFISWQDLRAVELVRSWNNSCTMKAIHGVMMVLHFLSKNKRFQAASLIVFSTQHVTFRLAWALRHCKQLSQAVAEGNCCFGTIDTWLLYKLTKGLVHATDYSNASATGMFDSYQLCWSEFLCSLVSLPLSILPKVLNTGHRFGLTDPSIFGVSIPIMSVMADQQAAMFGECCFDIGDVKITMGTGTFMNINTGSKPHTSVAGLYPVVGWKIGPEVVYLAEGNAADTGTAIKWAQELELFSDVRETDAMASSVDNSDGVCFVPSFSGLQAPLNDPKACASFMGLKPSTTKSHLVRAILESVAFRNKQLYETMLRETCIPIRKIRADGGICTNDFVMQLTADLFGRKVARPIQHEMSCLGAAFVAGLGVGFWKSQDELKKLQRTDRVFLPRNLYGMSDGRTESEYTPILQSWEQALKRSMNWYGNR